The Cohnella abietis genome has a segment encoding these proteins:
- the folK gene encoding 2-amino-4-hydroxy-6-hydroxymethyldihydropteridine diphosphokinase yields the protein MLEAYVALGANLGERESSLTEAIRRLQADSELEVYRISAVYETAPVGYTDQPSFLNMAVSLGTELDPVTLLRRLLAIEQEMGRVRDIRWGPRNIDLDLLVFGEVSMETPELILPHPRMGQRAFVLVPLKEIWSQDISFPWETELSAFTWEEEGIKRFAEWDGQGLRKEE from the coding sequence ATGCTTGAAGCATATGTCGCGCTAGGCGCTAATCTGGGTGAGCGAGAATCGTCTCTGACGGAAGCGATACGCAGGCTGCAAGCTGATTCTGAGCTTGAGGTTTACCGTATTTCCGCTGTGTACGAGACCGCCCCTGTCGGATATACAGATCAGCCTTCTTTTCTCAATATGGCAGTTAGTCTGGGTACGGAGCTAGACCCTGTTACTCTGCTGCGTCGATTACTAGCTATTGAGCAGGAAATGGGCCGTGTGAGAGATATACGTTGGGGTCCGCGAAACATAGATTTGGATTTACTGGTTTTCGGAGAGGTGTCGATGGAGACGCCAGAACTGATACTCCCGCATCCCAGAATGGGACAGCGGGCTTTTGTGTTAGTGCCGCTTAAGGAAATATGGTCGCAGGATATAAGCTTTCCGTGGGAAACGGAGCTGTCGGCCTTTACTTGGGAAGAAGAAGGAATTAAGCGCTTCGCCGAATGGGATGGCCAAGGGCTACGAAAGGAGGAATAA
- the folB gene encoding dihydroneopterin aldolase, translating to MDRMLLKKMVFYGYHGVFPEENKLGQKYYVDLDLGIDLSRVALTDDVEDTVNYAEVHAIVKGIVEGPPVKLIETLTEKIASTLLGTYTSIIKATVSVTKPNPPFDITFDGVTVEFRRQRDSNGNIVPVED from the coding sequence ATGGACAGAATGCTACTTAAAAAAATGGTGTTTTATGGATATCACGGGGTCTTCCCTGAGGAAAATAAGCTAGGTCAGAAGTATTATGTGGATTTGGATTTGGGAATAGATTTAAGCCGTGTTGCGCTTACGGATGATGTCGAGGATACGGTTAATTATGCTGAAGTCCATGCTATTGTTAAGGGTATCGTGGAAGGACCTCCGGTCAAGCTGATTGAGACGCTAACTGAAAAGATTGCGTCGACCCTACTCGGTACGTATACTAGTATCATTAAAGCAACGGTATCGGTAACCAAACCGAATCCCCCGTTCGATATTACCTTTGACGGAGTCACTGTGGAATTCCGTAGACAGAGGGATTCCAATGGGAACATCGTACCTGTAGAGGATTGA
- the greA gene encoding transcription elongation factor GreA: MSDKEVLLTPDGLKRLEEELETLKSIKRREVAERIKVAIGYGDISENSEYEDAKNEQAFIEGRIITLEKMLRNARIINNDEIDLETVSIGSKVVVEDLEFGDNMEYTIVGTAESDPLNNKISNESPVGKAIIGKKKGTTVEVNVPAGIIQYKIVDIKI; encoded by the coding sequence ATGAGCGATAAGGAAGTGCTTCTAACCCCAGATGGATTGAAGAGGCTCGAAGAGGAATTAGAAACTCTTAAATCCATTAAACGCCGCGAAGTTGCGGAACGCATTAAAGTTGCTATTGGATATGGCGACATCAGCGAGAACTCCGAGTACGAGGACGCGAAGAACGAGCAAGCCTTTATCGAAGGTCGCATCATCACACTAGAGAAGATGCTTCGCAACGCTCGTATCATCAATAATGATGAAATTGATTTGGAAACGGTAAGCATAGGTTCTAAAGTCGTCGTGGAAGATCTAGAATTCGGCGATAATATGGAATATACAATTGTTGGAACGGCTGAATCTGATCCGTTGAACAATAAGATTTCCAATGAAAGTCCAGTAGGCAAAGCGATTATTGGCAAGAAGAAAGGCACGACGGTTGAAGTGAACGTCCCTGCGGGTATCATTCAATACAAAATTGTCGATATCAAGATTTAA
- a CDS encoding anthranilate synthase component I family protein, whose product MEVISLAQWKRWSEEGKYALLPYVRKIELASEQLLPAFWDLVWEQASSYACLLESGKGGRYSIVGLRPVSVIEGKDGQARILEQRGNGAGWTKVSQMEGSPTKLLRKWMHPWTGPRPEGVPDCIGGVLGFWSYDVVRSLEKLPVSAEDDLGLPEYVFQRFEQLWVADHKENVVYCAVHTHHGANVEPSALEQLFVSAQQRALEMEQQWTGWLSASRTASQIARKQQMHSRMEADQLQIDVESLPGLSTSLSKSEFQEAVQRIQQYIGQGDVFQVNLSMRQSRQIDVSSEVIYEWLRVINPSPYMGLLRTPSFSLVSASPELLVKLDDGKLSTRPIAGTRRRGKTPEEDRAFEEELVSNEKERAEHVMLVDLERNDLGRVAKYGTVKVPELMTVERYSHVMHLASQVEARVADGKDTLDVLAAVFPGGTITGAPKIRTMEIIEELEPTRRGPYTGSMGWIDYSGNMEFNIIIRTITVQDGYCHIQAGAGIVIDSDPEREFYESLSKAKALWKAVQYSEGQGHRHDSSY is encoded by the coding sequence ATGGAAGTTATCTCACTAGCGCAATGGAAACGGTGGAGCGAAGAAGGTAAATATGCCTTGCTTCCTTATGTACGTAAAATAGAGCTGGCATCGGAACAGTTATTGCCGGCATTCTGGGATCTCGTATGGGAGCAAGCATCGTCCTATGCTTGCTTGCTGGAAAGCGGCAAAGGTGGAAGATACTCGATAGTGGGCCTGCGTCCAGTGTCTGTAATCGAAGGCAAGGATGGCCAAGCGCGCATTCTGGAGCAACGCGGGAATGGAGCGGGATGGACTAAGGTCAGTCAGATGGAGGGCTCCCCCACAAAGCTACTGAGGAAGTGGATGCATCCGTGGACCGGACCTAGACCGGAAGGAGTACCGGATTGCATTGGTGGCGTTTTAGGCTTCTGGAGCTATGATGTTGTGCGTAGCCTGGAGAAGCTGCCTGTGTCGGCAGAGGATGATCTAGGCTTACCGGAATATGTATTCCAACGGTTCGAGCAGCTTTGGGTAGCTGATCATAAAGAGAATGTCGTATATTGTGCAGTTCATACTCATCATGGGGCGAATGTTGAGCCTTCTGCATTGGAGCAGTTATTTGTTTCGGCCCAACAGCGTGCCCTGGAAATGGAACAGCAATGGACAGGCTGGCTTTCCGCTAGTCGGACAGCCTCTCAAATAGCGCGTAAGCAACAGATGCATTCCAGAATGGAAGCGGATCAGCTGCAGATCGATGTAGAAAGCTTGCCTGGGCTGTCTACTTCGTTGAGTAAATCTGAATTTCAGGAAGCTGTGCAGCGCATTCAGCAATATATTGGGCAGGGCGACGTGTTCCAAGTGAACCTATCTATGCGTCAAAGCCGTCAGATCGATGTGTCGTCTGAAGTAATCTATGAGTGGCTAAGGGTCATTAATCCGTCGCCTTACATGGGACTGCTTCGTACACCATCCTTCTCCTTGGTTAGCGCTTCTCCAGAGCTGTTAGTTAAGCTAGACGATGGGAAACTATCTACTCGCCCGATTGCCGGTACTCGTCGCCGTGGGAAGACTCCTGAGGAAGATCGCGCTTTTGAGGAGGAGCTTGTCTCCAATGAGAAGGAACGAGCAGAGCATGTCATGCTTGTCGATCTTGAGCGTAATGATCTCGGTCGGGTCGCCAAGTATGGAACGGTTAAGGTTCCAGAGCTGATGACAGTGGAGCGCTATTCACACGTGATGCATCTGGCATCTCAGGTGGAAGCAAGAGTGGCTGATGGGAAAGATACGTTGGATGTGCTTGCGGCTGTTTTTCCTGGTGGGACTATTACAGGAGCACCGAAGATTCGCACTATGGAAATTATCGAGGAACTGGAACCAACCCGTAGAGGGCCGTATACGGGCTCGATGGGGTGGATTGACTATAGTGGCAATATGGAATTTAATATAATTATTCGAACAATTACTGTTCAAGACGGTTATTGTCATATTCAAGCGGGAGCCGGTATTGTCATCGATTCGGACCCGGAGCGTGAATTCTACGAAAGCTTAAGCAAAGCCAAGGCGCTTTGGAAAGCTGTACAGTACAGTGAAGGGCAGGGGCATCGACATGATTCTAGTTATTGA
- a CDS encoding peptidylprolyl isomerase, translating to MRETIRLKPLVLLALSATMIMTSGCQSSSPLATPSDSNVKDTPLKEDIVATVGDVSISRQQLLDRLISSYGSQTLRSMMLFAAVNEEAKSLAISVADEELEQELQLMKQGYEDEAQFYAAMKEQLGMSREEVREDAHYRLLLEKLSIRNITVLDSEIDQYLVDHREEYEPRKKYDIAQIIVQKKEQANELLSQLAAGAGFEALARQYSIDEFTANEGGKVGWVEEHDPFEAPEVLQAIASMQVGEVNGPIQTDQGYFIVKLNARSEAQLKSQEVIRLEVRKQLALGKAISLKDMEEALLIKFQANVKEPALRP from the coding sequence ATGAGGGAGACGATACGGCTAAAGCCGCTCGTACTGCTGGCCCTCTCTGCAACCATGATCATGACTTCAGGCTGTCAATCAAGTTCTCCCCTAGCCACTCCTAGCGACAGTAATGTTAAGGATACTCCTCTTAAGGAGGATATTGTCGCAACAGTAGGGGATGTATCCATCTCCCGTCAGCAGCTGCTTGATCGACTGATATCGTCGTATGGTTCACAGACACTAAGGAGTATGATGCTCTTTGCGGCTGTGAACGAGGAGGCGAAATCGCTTGCTATCAGTGTAGCTGATGAAGAGCTGGAACAAGAGCTACAGCTTATGAAACAAGGGTACGAGGATGAAGCCCAGTTCTATGCAGCGATGAAAGAGCAATTGGGGATGAGTCGGGAAGAGGTTCGCGAGGATGCTCATTACCGCTTGTTGCTTGAGAAGCTGTCTATTCGAAATATTACCGTGTTGGACTCGGAGATCGATCAGTATTTAGTAGATCACCGGGAGGAATATGAGCCTCGCAAGAAGTATGATATTGCACAGATTATTGTGCAGAAGAAGGAACAGGCTAATGAGCTGCTCTCTCAGCTAGCTGCGGGTGCTGGCTTTGAAGCGTTGGCACGTCAATATTCTATAGACGAGTTTACAGCTAATGAAGGCGGCAAGGTCGGATGGGTGGAGGAGCATGATCCATTCGAAGCGCCTGAGGTGCTGCAGGCTATTGCATCAATGCAAGTAGGAGAAGTGAATGGTCCGATCCAAACTGACCAAGGCTACTTTATTGTGAAATTGAACGCGAGAAGCGAAGCTCAGTTAAAGTCACAAGAAGTGATCCGGCTTGAGGTGAGAAAACAGCTGGCTCTTGGGAAGGCTATTTCTCTGAAGGATATGGAAGAGGCTTTGTTAATCAAGTTTCAGGCGAACGTTAAGGAGCCAGCTCTGAGGCCTTAG
- the pabC gene encoding aminodeoxychorismate lyase — protein sequence MKVLLNGQLTDSKDAVISVFDHGFLYGMGLFETFRTYNGKPWLLERHANRLMKGCESLGIVYTPDLPKMEQSVTELLRANGLADGYIRWSVTAGEGAIGLPSEAYDHPAEIVYAKELAADDPSTRKGKALRLLQLPRSTPEGDARLKSFHYMNNINAKRELNSAGVRPGTEGLFLDHKGNVVEGIVSNVFWISDGVLYTPSAETGLLQGITREYVLELAAEMGIKTEQGLYAWDKLLYADEVFLTNSIQEIVPVTKVENIGGRGLNPGGCNSVGVVTHGLMAKYREAAERNNTQ from the coding sequence ATGAAGGTGCTCTTAAACGGACAATTGACAGACAGCAAAGATGCCGTGATCTCCGTATTTGATCACGGTTTTTTGTACGGTATGGGCCTGTTTGAAACCTTTCGGACGTATAACGGAAAGCCTTGGTTATTGGAGAGGCATGCCAATAGGCTGATGAAGGGCTGCGAAAGCCTCGGGATTGTTTACACCCCAGATTTGCCCAAGATGGAACAATCTGTGACAGAGCTTCTTAGAGCGAATGGGTTAGCCGACGGTTATATCCGTTGGTCTGTTACTGCTGGTGAAGGTGCGATAGGGCTTCCGTCTGAAGCTTATGATCATCCGGCAGAGATTGTGTATGCTAAGGAGCTAGCGGCGGACGACCCATCAACCCGTAAGGGGAAGGCTTTGAGGCTATTGCAGCTTCCCCGTAGCACTCCGGAAGGTGACGCGCGATTAAAATCTTTTCATTATATGAATAATATTAATGCCAAGAGGGAACTAAATAGTGCGGGTGTTAGACCTGGAACGGAAGGGCTTTTCTTGGATCATAAAGGGAACGTAGTTGAAGGAATTGTCAGCAATGTATTCTGGATTTCGGACGGAGTGTTATATACACCTTCTGCAGAAACGGGATTGCTGCAAGGAATTACACGAGAATATGTACTTGAGCTAGCGGCGGAAATGGGTATTAAAACAGAGCAGGGCTTGTACGCCTGGGATAAGCTATTGTATGCCGACGAGGTATTCTTAACGAACTCGATTCAGGAAATCGTTCCTGTTACGAAGGTCGAGAACATTGGTGGGCGAGGACTTAATCCAGGGGGATGTAATTCAGTAGGAGTAGTTACCCATGGATTGATGGCCAAGTATCGTGAAGCTGCCGAGAGGAACAATACACAATGA
- the pabA gene encoding aminodeoxychorismate/anthranilate synthase component II, whose translation MILVIDNYDSFTYNLVQYLGELGEEIVVHRNDEIDLEGISKLAPDHILISPGPCTPNEAGVSLALLDRFKGEIPIFGVCLGHQAIGQAFGGDVIRADQLMHGKTSEITHDGRTIFEGLPSPFTATRYHSLIVKRDTLPDCLEISAETEDGLIMGLRHKEYVVEGVQFHPESIMTDHGLTILRNFLSNKSGLRA comes from the coding sequence ATGATTCTAGTTATTGATAATTATGATTCGTTCACTTATAACCTGGTGCAGTACCTGGGAGAGCTTGGTGAAGAGATTGTCGTACACCGCAATGATGAGATCGATCTAGAGGGTATCTCCAAGCTTGCACCGGACCATATCCTTATCTCACCGGGTCCATGCACGCCGAATGAGGCGGGAGTTAGCTTAGCGCTTCTGGATCGATTCAAAGGCGAAATTCCGATATTCGGAGTTTGTTTGGGTCATCAAGCCATCGGACAAGCTTTCGGAGGGGATGTTATACGTGCAGACCAGCTTATGCACGGAAAGACATCCGAAATTACTCATGATGGCCGGACGATCTTTGAGGGGCTCCCTTCTCCTTTTACAGCGACGCGGTACCACTCCCTCATTGTTAAACGAGATACTTTGCCGGACTGCCTAGAGATCAGTGCGGAGACCGAGGACGGCCTAATTATGGGACTTAGGCACAAAGAGTACGTAGTGGAAGGTGTTCAATTCCATCCGGAATCTATTATGACCGATCACGGATTAACGATTCTTCGTAATTTTTTAAGCAATAAGTCAGGCTTAAGAGCATGA
- the folP gene encoding dihydropteroate synthase: protein MNPTFYNRTYMFRDGLKLELGQRTLIMGILNATPDSFSDGGRFDAVESAVERAKQMAAEGADIIDIGGESTRPGHDPVSLEEELRRIIPIIRAVRDQVKLPISVDTYKAEVARQALEAGAHIVNDVWGFKRDPELAKVSAEFGCPAILTHNREDRNYSDFVPDVLEDLMTSVQLAKNAGVAEAHIWLDPGIGFAKDYDENLELMGRLDEVVGLGFPVLLGTSRKSVIQRTLNVKADEALEGTGATTALGIVQGCQIMRVHDVRQMKRLATMTDAIVYRQAEKGR, encoded by the coding sequence ATGAATCCAACCTTTTACAATCGTACCTATATGTTTCGTGATGGTTTGAAGCTGGAATTAGGACAAAGGACACTCATTATGGGGATATTGAATGCCACGCCGGATTCTTTCTCAGATGGTGGTCGTTTCGATGCAGTGGAGTCGGCTGTCGAGAGGGCAAAGCAAATGGCTGCCGAAGGGGCCGATATAATTGATATCGGTGGAGAGTCGACAAGACCTGGTCATGACCCAGTTTCTCTGGAAGAGGAATTAAGGCGGATCATTCCGATTATTCGTGCAGTGCGAGATCAGGTGAAGCTTCCGATAAGCGTGGATACTTACAAAGCGGAAGTTGCACGTCAAGCATTGGAAGCGGGAGCTCATATCGTAAATGATGTATGGGGATTTAAGCGGGATCCTGAATTGGCCAAGGTTTCTGCGGAGTTTGGATGCCCTGCTATTTTAACGCATAATCGTGAGGATAGAAATTACTCTGACTTCGTCCCTGATGTGCTAGAGGATTTAATGACAAGTGTACAATTGGCTAAAAATGCTGGTGTAGCAGAAGCTCATATTTGGTTAGATCCGGGCATTGGCTTCGCCAAGGATTACGACGAGAATCTGGAGCTAATGGGACGATTAGACGAAGTAGTCGGATTAGGGTTCCCGGTGCTATTAGGCACATCTCGCAAGTCCGTTATTCAGCGGACTCTGAATGTAAAGGCAGATGAAGCTTTGGAGGGGACTGGAGCAACTACGGCTCTAGGAATTGTACAAGGCTGTCAGATTATGCGGGTACATGATGTGCGGCAGATGAAACGGTTAGCAACGATGACTGATGCAATTGTGTATCGTCAAGCAGAGAAAGGAAGATGA
- the cysK gene encoding cysteine synthase A, which produces MAKIVQNVTQLIGNTPLVRLNRIVPEGSAEIYVKLEYQNPGSSVKDRIAISMIEEAEKQGLIKPGVTTIVEPTSGNTGIGLALVSAAKGYRAILVMPETMSIERRNLLRAYGAELVLTPGSEGMNGSVKKAEEIVKENADYFLPQQFKNQANVKIHRETTGPEIVEAINSYDGKIDAFVAGIGTGGTISGAGEVLKQNFPNIKIVAVEPAGSPLLSGGGPGPHKIQGIGANFIPDILNREIYDAIETVENEEAFETARAVAKQEGLLVGISSGAAIFAALKVAKELGEGKRVVAVVPSNGERYLSTPLFNFDN; this is translated from the coding sequence ATGGCAAAGATTGTTCAGAATGTTACTCAGCTTATCGGCAATACGCCACTCGTTCGTTTGAATCGTATCGTACCTGAAGGCAGCGCAGAAATTTACGTTAAATTGGAATATCAGAATCCAGGCTCTAGCGTTAAAGATCGTATTGCGATCAGCATGATTGAAGAAGCTGAAAAGCAAGGCTTGATTAAACCAGGCGTTACTACAATCGTTGAGCCAACAAGTGGTAACACAGGAATCGGATTGGCATTGGTTTCTGCAGCGAAAGGATACCGTGCGATTCTGGTTATGCCAGAAACAATGAGTATTGAGCGTCGCAACCTGCTTCGTGCTTATGGTGCAGAGCTAGTTCTTACACCGGGCTCCGAAGGCATGAACGGTTCTGTTAAGAAAGCAGAAGAAATCGTGAAGGAAAATGCCGATTACTTCTTGCCACAGCAATTCAAAAACCAAGCTAACGTGAAGATCCACCGTGAAACAACGGGTCCTGAAATCGTAGAAGCTATTAATTCCTATGATGGTAAAATCGATGCTTTCGTAGCAGGTATCGGTACAGGCGGAACTATCTCTGGTGCTGGTGAAGTGCTGAAACAGAATTTCCCGAACATCAAGATCGTTGCAGTTGAGCCTGCTGGATCTCCTTTGCTTTCCGGCGGTGGCCCTGGTCCTCATAAAATCCAAGGTATTGGCGCTAACTTCATTCCTGATATTCTAAACCGTGAGATTTATGACGCAATTGAAACTGTCGAGAACGAAGAAGCATTCGAAACAGCTCGTGCAGTAGCTAAGCAAGAAGGCCTGTTAGTAGGTATTTCTTCTGGTGCGGCTATTTTCGCTGCGCTGAAAGTTGCTAAAGAGCTTGGCGAAGGCAAACGCGTTGTAGCTGTTGTTCCTTCTAACGGCGAACGTTACCTGAGCACTCCTCTGTTTAACTTCGACAACTAA
- a CDS encoding type III pantothenate kinase: MILVVDVGNTNIVLGLYEGNILTHDWRLSTNRSSTVDEYGVLISNLFQFAGVRAEQIEGVILSCVVPPIMSVLEQLFVKYVGKEALVVGPGIKTGLNIRYENPKDVGADRIVNAVAGIEQYGTPLVIVDFGTATTFDYIDASGAYLGGAIVPGIGIAAEALYQRAAKLPRIELAKPKTVIGRNTVAAMQAGIIFGYAGQVDGIVRRICKEFGVQPRVIATGGLAELIAGESETIEKVDPLLTLEGLRIVYERNG; the protein is encoded by the coding sequence ATGATTCTAGTAGTAGATGTCGGGAATACCAATATCGTATTAGGCTTATACGAAGGAAATATTTTAACGCATGATTGGCGCCTAAGCACGAATCGTTCCTCTACTGTAGACGAATATGGCGTACTAATTAGCAATCTATTTCAATTTGCTGGTGTTCGAGCAGAACAAATTGAGGGCGTTATTTTATCCTGTGTGGTTCCGCCAATTATGAGCGTGTTGGAGCAGCTATTCGTCAAATATGTTGGTAAAGAAGCTTTGGTTGTCGGACCTGGCATTAAGACGGGCTTAAATATTCGTTATGAAAATCCTAAGGATGTCGGCGCGGATCGGATCGTGAATGCGGTAGCGGGAATCGAGCAGTACGGCACTCCACTGGTTATTGTAGATTTCGGAACAGCGACGACCTTCGATTATATCGATGCTTCAGGTGCTTATTTAGGTGGCGCTATCGTTCCAGGTATCGGCATTGCGGCAGAGGCCTTGTACCAACGTGCAGCGAAGCTACCTCGGATTGAGCTTGCAAAGCCAAAAACAGTCATTGGTCGCAACACGGTTGCAGCTATGCAGGCGGGTATTATTTTCGGCTATGCAGGCCAGGTTGATGGAATTGTAAGAAGAATATGCAAGGAATTTGGCGTACAGCCTAGAGTCATTGCAACTGGGGGCTTGGCTGAGCTAATTGCTGGCGAGTCGGAAACGATTGAAAAGGTTGATCCTTTGTTGACGTTAGAAGGATTGAGGATTGTATATGAGCGTAATGGGTAA
- the dusB gene encoding tRNA dihydrouridine synthase DusB: protein MLKIGDVAMNNNVVLAPMAGVCNPAFRLIAKEFGCGLVCAEMVSDKAILHGNQRTLEMLFVDEREKPLSLQIFGGDKESLVEAVKFVDQNTNADIIDINMGCPVPKVTKCDAGARWLLDPKKIYEMVSYAADAAKKPVTVKMRIGWDDAHIYAVENAQAVERAGGAAVSVHGRTREQLYTGKANWDILRDVKQAVKIPVIGNGDVFSPEDAKSLLEHTNCDGVMIGRGALGNPWMLYRTVHYLTTGELLPDPSPAEKIRIAVLHLDRLSDLKGEIVAVREMRKHLAWYLKGLPDSAVVKNSIMDLTSRSAVVSVLDEYVRTVDELLERMAAEASEASEIVVH from the coding sequence ATGCTTAAGATCGGTGATGTAGCAATGAATAACAATGTTGTGCTCGCACCTATGGCTGGCGTTTGTAATCCGGCGTTCCGACTTATCGCCAAAGAATTCGGCTGTGGTCTCGTCTGCGCAGAAATGGTAAGCGATAAGGCGATTCTACACGGTAATCAGCGGACGCTGGAGATGCTATTCGTAGATGAGCGGGAGAAGCCACTTAGCTTACAAATATTCGGAGGCGACAAGGAGTCCTTAGTCGAGGCCGTGAAGTTTGTTGACCAGAATACGAATGCCGATATCATTGACATCAACATGGGCTGCCCTGTGCCGAAAGTGACTAAGTGTGATGCAGGTGCACGTTGGCTGTTAGATCCGAAAAAAATATACGAGATGGTATCCTACGCGGCAGATGCGGCGAAAAAACCAGTAACTGTTAAGATGCGTATTGGCTGGGATGATGCACATATTTATGCAGTTGAAAATGCCCAAGCGGTTGAACGTGCAGGTGGAGCAGCGGTTAGTGTTCATGGCAGAACCCGTGAGCAGCTTTATACGGGGAAAGCAAACTGGGACATTCTAAGGGACGTGAAACAGGCGGTTAAAATACCCGTTATCGGCAATGGCGATGTCTTCTCACCAGAGGATGCAAAGAGCTTACTTGAGCATACGAATTGTGACGGAGTTATGATTGGACGCGGTGCACTAGGGAATCCTTGGATGCTCTATCGTACAGTTCACTATTTAACGACCGGAGAATTGCTTCCAGATCCATCTCCAGCTGAGAAAATACGTATTGCTGTTCTGCACTTGGACCGTTTGTCCGATCTCAAGGGAGAGATCGTTGCAGTGAGAGAAATGCGCAAGCATCTGGCGTGGTATCTGAAGGGCTTACCTGACTCTGCAGTGGTGAAAAATTCAATCATGGATTTGACCAGTCGTTCTGCAGTCGTTTCCGTGCTTGATGAATATGTCAGAACGGTCGATGAATTGTTAGAGCGTATGGCAGCAGAAGCTTCTGAAGCGAGTGAAATCGTCGTACACTAA
- the hslO gene encoding Hsp33 family molecular chaperone HslO, translating to MKDEIIRGTAWNNGIRVFAARMTELVGELQRRHGTFPTATAALGRTATVSAMMGFMLKGNEKLTVQVKGDGPLGQIVVDANAAGEVRGYVDHPEVHLASNNQGKLDVAGAVGRSGFVHVTKDLGLKEPYRGSVPIISGELAEDFTLYFADSEQSPSAVGLGVLVDADGSVLHAGGYIVQVLPGLADDQLVRLEQAVANMPQVTALLDQGETLESILQFLVGEDLTIHNSIEPVFKCKCSRERFEKALITLGKKEILSLIEEDGQAELHCHFCNEKYLFEAEELQALHSLSDKD from the coding sequence ATGAAGGACGAAATAATACGTGGTACAGCATGGAATAATGGAATACGGGTATTTGCTGCTCGCATGACTGAATTAGTTGGAGAATTGCAACGACGGCATGGAACTTTCCCTACTGCAACAGCAGCTTTGGGTCGTACTGCGACCGTATCTGCTATGATGGGATTTATGCTCAAAGGCAATGAGAAGCTAACGGTACAAGTAAAGGGTGACGGCCCACTAGGTCAAATTGTCGTTGATGCTAATGCGGCAGGAGAAGTTAGAGGTTATGTTGACCATCCCGAAGTTCATCTTGCTAGTAATAATCAAGGTAAATTAGACGTAGCAGGTGCGGTTGGACGCTCAGGCTTTGTCCATGTTACTAAGGATTTAGGACTTAAAGAGCCTTATCGGGGCAGTGTTCCCATTATTTCCGGGGAGCTTGCAGAAGATTTTACTCTTTATTTCGCAGATTCCGAGCAAAGCCCTTCTGCAGTGGGATTGGGTGTTCTAGTAGATGCAGACGGATCTGTGCTACATGCGGGTGGATATATCGTGCAAGTGCTACCGGGATTAGCAGATGATCAGCTCGTTCGCTTGGAGCAGGCAGTTGCAAACATGCCACAGGTGACAGCGTTACTCGATCAAGGAGAAACACTGGAATCGATTCTGCAGTTTCTCGTTGGGGAAGATTTGACGATACATAATTCAATCGAGCCGGTATTCAAGTGCAAATGCTCACGTGAGCGTTTTGAGAAGGCACTTATTACGCTTGGTAAGAAAGAAATCCTCAGCCTGATAGAGGAAGACGGTCAAGCGGAGCTGCACTGCCACTTCTGCAATGAGAAATATTTGTTCGAAGCTGAAGAGCTGCAAGCCTTGCATAGTCTTTCCGATAAGGATTAA